GCGGTGTATGCCTGCCATTGCCGCCATTGCCAGACCTGGAGCGGCAGCGCGTTTGCGCTGCATGCGCTGTTGCCGGCGGATGCGCTGCAGATTGAAGGTTCGCTGACAGAATATGGCTATGACGTTGATGGGCAGCGTTCGGAGCATTGGTTGTGCGGGGTGTGCCATACGCGGATCTGCAACACCACGACGGCCGCGCCAGGGCTGGTTGTGCTGCGGGTCGGGACGCTGGATGCGAGCCCGTCCGTGCAGCCTGTCGCGCATATTTGGGTGCGGCACAAGCAGCCTTGGGTGACGTTGACGGAGGGTGTTCCGACCTGGCCGCAAAGCCCTACGCCCCAGGCGTTTGCGCAGGCGTTGAGCGTTCCCCTGTAGACATGACTCACACAAACCCTGTGGCGAGGGAGCCCCCGCAGCCTGCGTCGAGGCTGCGCTGTCGCGCAGCAAACTGGTTCATCGTAAAGTTGGAGAACGCGAGCGTGGCAAAGGCCGTAACCAGCACTGGTGTTTGCGCACCCGAGAGGGAGAGTGGCCTGCACGGTATCGGCGTGGTTGAAAGCATGGCGCAAGCCATGACCTCGTATAAGAGAGTGAATCCGCTCGCCACCGTGTACCCCGCCCGCGTCGTTCAATCCTGCGAGGAATTGCCATGGCGCGCAAGAACCAAAAGCGTTTTGAGATCGTTCATCCTGATTGTGCTGGTATTGATGTGGGTGGCGGTGAGCACTGGGTTGCGGTTGACCCAGAGAAATGTAAGGACCCCGTTCGTAAATTTTCAACCTTCACCGATGACTTGATTGCTTTGGCCGATTGGCTTGAGTCAATGGACGTCAACGTCGTAGCCATGGAAGCGACGGGCGTCTACTGGATTCCCCTTTTCGAAGTGCTGGACGCTCGCGGGTTCGAGGTTTACCTCGTCAACTCACGTGCTACTCGCCAGACCTCTGGTCGAAAATCCGATGTCCTTGATTGTCAGTGGATTCGGCAACTGATGACGTACGGATTGCTCAGTGGTGCTTTCGTGCCTTGAACAAAATAATGGGCGTGGATTTAACAGCAATCCCTACCATTGGAATCGACACAGCTCTGGTATTAGCCAGCGAACTGGGGCCGGATTTATCCAAGTTTCCCAGTTCTCAGCACTTTTGTTCTTGGCTGGGTTTGGCGCCACCGACACGGATATCCGGTGGAAAACCCCTTCCAGGTAAAGCGCCGAAAGTCATCAATCGAGCCGCCCAGGCCCTGAAACAAGCCGCCTCCAACGCGCGCCAGGACAAGAGTTTTATCGGCGCCAGCCATCGCGCCAGACTGACGAGAATGGACACCTGCTGCGCGATCAAAGCCACAGCCCATCAATTAGCACGGCTGATTTACGCCATGCTGACCAAAGGCCAACCGTATGTGGAAAAGGGACTTGAAGCCTTTGAGGAGAAAAGTCGTGACCGCCAACTACGCGCCTTGGAACGAAAGGCACGTAAGCTGGGGATGCAGGTAGTTAAAGTCGCTTGATTTTTTATAGCGAAAACAGCGAGTTATATTTTGTTTGATAAGAGCTTGCTCCCGTTGGGTTGCGCAGCAGCCCCAATGAATTCACCGCGGTTCTTCAGGAAGGCCTCATTGGCAGGTTCTGGGGCCGCTTCGCAGCCCAGCGGGAGCAAGCTCCCTCGCCACATAAGCTCCCTCGCCACACAAGCGCTCTCAGCTCAGGTAAGTCGTCATTCGCTGTTAGTGCAGTGAACTATCCAGCCACACCACCGCTTTGCCAATCTGCTGCCTTGCCTCTATCCGCGCGTGCACCTCGTGCACTTCCTCCAGGGTGTAGTGCCCTTCTATATCCACTGTTAGTGCCCCTTCGAGCATCGCCGCGAACACCGCATTGGCACGCCGCTGCACGGTCGGGCCGTCGGCCATGTGGTCATTGAGTCACACCACATCCACGCCCTGCCCTGCCCCTGGGTTGCCTCCAATACCCGCTCGGCAAACCCGACGTACTGCCATGCGTAATCGGCGCCGCGCTGGAGGGCAATCGCAGATTTTTCGGCGCTGCTGCCGGTGGTAAACACCGTGGCGCCGAGTCGATGAGCCATCTGCACCAGCAACTGGCCGATGCTGCCGGACGCGGCGTGGATCAGGCAGCTATTGCCCGCCTGCAACCGCCCCACGTCCTCGATCAGGTAGTGCGCCGTGCAACCCTGGAACATCGCCGCTGCCGCCTGACCGAAGCCAATCGCGTTGGGAAGGTGTGCGACTCGCGCGGCGGGTACGCTGGCGTATTCAGCAAATGCGCCCCAGGCAATGCACCAGGCCACGCGATCACCCGGCGCCAGATGGTTCACGCCCTCGCCCACTTCCATCACTACACCGGCGCCGTCCATGCCCAGGGTGCACGGCAGCCGTACCGGATAGGTCACAGACTTCGCGTATTTGCCCTGGCGGGTGTGCACATCCATGAAATTGATCCCGGCGCAGGCAACCTTGACCAGTACATGGCCGGCAGTCACTTGGGGTTTGGGCACATCAAGTCGCAGTTGAACGACCTCCGGGCCGCCGTAGGTTTCAAGGGTGAGGGCTTTCATCACGGGACAACTCCGTTTGCAGTGGGAATGCGCCATGGTAAAAGCCGCTATTCTGTACGAGAATTCCCCTATACCTCCCACCCTCCGTGCGGAAATAACCCGATGTTCGACTGGCAGGACCTGTATTTCTTCACCGTGTTGGCGCGCACCCAGTCGCTGTCGGCGGCCGCCCGCGAGCTGCAGGTGGAACACGCCAGCCCTGCGCACCGTGCGTCCCGATGAGGAAGCGCTGGTACGCAGAAAGGTCGGCGCCGTGCGTTTCGGACTCTATGCCACGCCCGAGCTCAAACAACAGCCCGCTGAACAGTGGACATTCATTGCCTATGACGCGACCCGCGACCACCTGCCCCAACAGGCGTGGATGCATCAGGTGCGCGGCAACCGCACGATTGCCTTTGCCGCCAGCGACCTGATAACCCAGCAAATGGCCGCCCGGTCCCAGGTGGGTGCAGTGGTGTTGCCCATGCTGGTGGGTGATCACGACGCGGCATTGGTGCGGCTGCCAACAACTACCGAAGGCCCGGTTCGCGATATCTGGCTGACGGTGTATCCGGATATGCGCCGCTCGCCTTCGGTGAAGGTGGTGATGGAGTTTTTGGTGAGTTGTATTGAAAGCGAGCCGCGTATGGCTAGGGCCTGAACGAGCCAAAGCAAACGCGCCCACCGCATCGGTATTTAACGCAAGTGTTTGAACAATCGTGCCTAACTCGTAATAGCGCATCCATAGAGAGACAGCGACAAAAGCAAAGGCGCTTATCAACGCCTTCTCGACAATCTCCTGGCCGGATAGAACGTTTTCAATGTGGCTTTGTTAAATGCCGAATAAGTGTTTCCCAACCCAACTTTGCGCAAGAGCTGACCGTATAATCCCGGCGTGGGCACCCCAATGAAATTAGCATTCGAACGCGTCATTGGTTTTGTTACAGATGAGGAGGTCACCTGAAAGCCCTGAATTCCCTCAGCGGCTCGAACCGGGCGCTGCAGCGCATTGGCAACTGCCTGAGCAGCGCCGCTATCAGCTGCATAGCAAGCGACTAAAATCAGCGGCTGGTCAGGGGGATAGGCTACCACCAACGGCGCGATCTCATGATTTGCAATGAGAGTAGCGGAATATTGCCTCCCGTTTCCATAGGAGGCTAGTGTGCCATCGGGCAAACCGTGTGTGACGTATACAAGTTGCCCGCGCCCATGGAGGTTATCAAAAAAACTTACGTAGGGTTCTATCAGTCCTTCAGGGTGTTTCATGAGCACGCTCACACCGTTATCCAAAGTTTCCTGCGCGACATCAGACAAACCACCACCGGACACACGAATACCGCCGGGGTATAGTTGTAGCTTTTGCGCCCACCCACCAATAAGCTTTCCGACTCTTGCAGCGGCCTTCATCGCTCCAGGAACTACAGCGACAACAGACGCAGCTACCCCAGTGCCCATGGAGACAAAACCGAGAATTTTTGCTGCCTGTTTATTGTCCGTCGCTTCCAGAATAGGCACCGCCAACCCGGCCGCCATCGAGACCGCCGTGAGTGCCACCGCCGTCACCGTAAAGGCAGAGAGTGATGCCGCTCCCGCAACAACTGCGCCTACCGTGGCAGATGTGATTGTTCCGCTCATCATTGACGCCATCAACGGCGCTACCACGGGTGTCAGCGAGCCAGCCGAGAGTGCAATGGCGACTGCCCCGAACACCAGCCCCACCCCTGCTCCGATCCAGCTCCACAGACTGTGCCCATCCGGGTCTACCCGGTTCACCGGGTCACCACCGCAATACGCATAACGATTCAGCCCGCCTGCGCCCAACGGGCTTTCACTGTCCGGTGCAAGGAATAGCATGAGCACCGGGTCGTAAGGCCGGTAACTGCCAGGCATATAGAGATCACTCTCAAGCTCACGCAGTTGCCCGGCATAACCCATTCGGCTTTGTGCAACGCCATCGTCACTGCCGTGAGCGGTGTAACTGACCAACCGAGTCTCGTGGTCAGACTCCACGCGAACCGAGCCTTGGCCATCACTGCCGGTCAGGCGCACGCTACGTATGGACTGGCTCAATCGACTTTCGGCGAATACGGCGCTGGCAGAACGCACCAACGTCAATAAAGAGCCATCCGCGCTACGCTCGTTGATGACTTGGTCGCCGTTGTAAAAGCGAAGTGTGATACCCGCAGCGGTTTGCTCCTCCCCAACGCGTCCCATCGGGTCATAGCGGTAATCGTTGCTCGCGCCCTTCCCTGTAACGCGGCGTACAAGCCCGTCGGTGCTCCATTCCAACTGACGATATGGCACATCGTTACGCCGCTCCTCAAGCAACCTGCCAGCCGCGTCCCAGACCAGAGCAATGTCGACGTCCTGCACACCGCGATGGGTGATCGCGACCGGACGATCCGGTGCCATGGTGTCATAGCGGTACGTCATGAGAGTGCGGGTAGCATCGGCGAAGAGCGTCTCGACTTTTTCGTAGCCATCCAGCGCATTCAACGTAAACAGCTGCTGGCTGATGCGTTTACCGGTGCGAGCGTCCTGCGGCGCCTTTGGGCCGCTGGCGTCGATTTGAATCAGGCGGCCACGGGCATCGTACGCGTAGTGCTCTTCGCTTTGCAGGGCGCCGGCCAGCTCCCAACGACGACGGGTGACCTTGTCGCGGCCATTGAAGGCCAAGGTTTGCACGACTCTCTGGCGGGGCCCATTACCGGTGTTATCCCAGGTACGGCTCCGCTCGCGGCCGAAGGCATCATAGGTCAGCGCCTGGGTCAGGGTGCTGCCTTTAGCTGTATCGGTTGTGGTGATGGAATCGACCCGGCCAAAGGCGTCATAGTTAGGTTTTACAGTGATAGTCCCTGACACCTGCTGGGCAACTCGCCCGACGCTGTCATATTCGACCTGGTGCACCGTTCCACCCACATCGGTGAAACTCAGAGGGCGCCGCAGCAATGTCTCGCTGGATGTGCTGGTAAAAGTGTCGTTGCCCACTGTCCAGTGCTCCCTGAGCACGCGCCCCGCAGCGGAGTATTCGATATTGAGCCGGCCCAACTCACCACCGATTTCAGTCAGGTAACCATTCGGCGCGCTATAGCTGTAGGTGCTGGCGACTTCGTTTTGCGGGCTGACACTCAGCCGGGCGTCATCGAGCGCACGCTCATAGGTCATCTTGGTCATGTGACCATTGGCCTGGACCAGAGAATCGGGAGGAAGCTGGCCTTTAAGATAATTCAACCGGTCGATCTTGCCCCCTGACTTCAGCGTGACGGGCCGCCCCAGCCCATCGTAGGTGACCTCGGCCAGCACTTGCTCTGTACCGCCGCTGGCGGTGAGCGTCACTTTCGCCGGCTGCTCGCCATCGCTCTGGGCTGCATAACTCCAACGCACAACGCTGCCGTCTTCTCGCGTGACGGCCGTGGTACGGCCAAACACGTCGCGCTCGGTGCGGGTATGGGTCGTCTGTCCATCGGCAACCACCGTATGGGTGACAGGTCGGTTCAGACCGTCAAATGTCCAGCTTTCCACACGTACCACCGCACCCGGTTTACCGTCGACACCACGCGGCTCACGCAGGGTGACTTTTTCGACTTCGCCGGCCTCGTTGTGCAGTATTTCGGTTTCTGCGCCGAATTCGCCGGTGCGGCTCTGCTTCCAATGACGGCTGATCAACCTGATCGGGTCATAGTCGGTATGACCACTGGTGCCGTCGGGTTGATGCTGAACGCGAATCTCGCCCCAACTGCCCGACTCACGGCGGGTGGTCAGCCGGATGGGCTCGGTTTCGCCCGGCAGCCAGTCGTGCACGGTTTCTTGCGTCAATTCACCTTCGTGGTCATAAACGCCCGACCACATTTCGCGAAACGCTTGGCCGGTGATATCTGCGTCCTGGCGCTCCTCACGCACCGGACGCCCGTCGCCGTCAAGGTAGCGGCGCAGTTTCTGTCCGGTGATGTCGGTTTCCTCTACCACCACGGCGCGTTGATGTTTACTGTCGGCAAGGGTGTAACGGTAAGACTGGGTAACCGCATAGGGGGTACCCACCGATGCTTCGCGCGTCAGGATGCGGCCTAACGCGTCATAGGTATAAACGGTCTCCAGGCCATTTTCATTGCACTCACTTAATGTCAGGCCGCTGAGTGCGTTACGCAGCGTCTGCGTGGGAGTCGACAAGCCGTCATGCCCGGTATGAATCACGGTTTCACGGATGCCTTCGGTTTCGATACTGCGCTGAAAATCAGTGGTGGTAGCAAAACCGTTGAGGGTATTGATGCTTTGCACCGGCTGGCCGAAAAACGCGCTGTTGATGTCGGTGTCCCAACTCTGCGCCGTGGTGCCAATCAGCTCAGGCGATGGTCCGCCCACGGACAATGCGGTTTCCTTGATCGACACCAACACCTGCACATCGTCGGCTTTGCGGCTGGGCAGGCGTTCATAGACGCGGCATGTTTCCAAGGTAGGCGCACCACCTGCGGGCGTAGCCGGGACAAGGGTTTGGCTCTTCAGCCAGCGTACAAAAGGACTACCGTCGTCCGGGCAGCCATCCCCCCCGCCCAGCGGGTAGTAAACGGATCGCTCCACACGCCCGTCGGAGTAGCGCTTTTCCAGCACATTGCCATAGTCGTCGTAATCGGTTTCTTCACGGAACTCCCTGGGCGGCTGCTCACCGTCGTCGAACCGCGTAACGGTCGCTACCGGTAACTGGCACCAGGCAGGCTGGCTGCTCCATCCTAAGTTGGGGTCGTCGCCGTACGTGGTTTCCTTGGTGGTGGTCCTTGCTTGCGCCACCGCAACGCCATGTTCCACTTGAGTGCTGAAACGGGTGATCACTTCTCGGGTTTGCAGGTGGAAGCGATTCCAGGTGCGTTGGGCGGTGGCAATTGTTTCGCCCTTTATGTTCTGCACCGTTTCGACGGCGCTATAGCTGTAGCGCTCCCGGCGGTAGAGGTTATCGGTAACGTCCTGCCAACCGCCCGGTACGGGGGAATCGCCACCGAGAAAGTTGGCCGAGCCGAGGTAGGTGTAGTTGCGGTAAATTTCCGGCTGCCCGGCGCCGGGCACATGGCGCAGGCTGCGGATTCTCGGCAGCGTCGCCAACGGCGCACCCGGCGGCAGGAGATGCCCTTGCTTGCCCGTGTCGTATTGCACACGGTCCTCACTGCCCAATGGTCCGAGCACCTCATTGGGAAATAACAGGCCACTGTCCCGGTCGGGCTGGTAACGAAAGGTCCAGCGGCTCTCGCCATCCGGCAAGATCAGGTGAGTCAGTTGCCCATTCAACACCTGCAAAATAATCCTCGACTCGCTGGTGGTCCCTGGGTGCATGACAAACACCACACCCTCACGGTCCATAACAACCCGTAGCAGCGGGTGCAAAGGCCCACGCTCATCCCACACACTGTCCAGCCGGAACTGATTACCGCCCGCCGGCTCCCACTTGAAAAACGCCAGTCTCCCTTGGGGTGAGCGCATCTCTACCACCATCGCCAGGCCGCTGCTCTCCTGAACCTCCAACCATTCGGTATCACCGCTTTTATGCTCGACGCGGAACACCCGCCCGCTCGCACCGATCTGCCGCACCACAAAACTGCGCAACTTCTGGTCGTGAAACGCCATCAAGCCGTTGGGACGAAAGTCGGAATTACGCCGATCAAGGCTGAACTGCTCGCCGGTAATCAAGGAGAGCTGGTTGTTATTCAGGTCAAGCAGTGAACAGCCCAACTGCCAGCCGAGCCCGAAGCCACGATTGGTATGAGAGGCCAGCGGGCTGAAGTGCAATGTCGGACTGATAAAAGGCCCGGCCAAAGCGTTGGCTTGCAGCGCAGGAAGTTTCGCGACCAGGGTAAACTGGCCAGTGCGTACGTCGACGCCAGTGTTGACGAAACTGAGAAAGTTGCCGGCCTGGGAATAAAGACCACCATTGGCGATGCGCTTAAGTGTTTCGGAGACCGTGTTATTCATGTCAACTCCCGCACTGCAAAGCCGGTGAAATAATTAAAATACATACTGGCATCTCCGCCTAAATTAGTTAAATCAAGACGCACTCCACACGCACGACACCTGCCCTGCTAACTGTTTTCCACCTTTGGTATCAGCATCAGCCGCATATATCCCAGGCGCAATTTCTATTAGATTTGGCACATTAAATGCGGCGTCCACCCTCAAAAGAGGCGAGGTCGAACCATAGACAGGATCAATGATCAAATACAGTGCCCAAGGTTCTTTCCTGGTGCAATCGGGATCATCGGTAATCAGTATCATCATTCCATCCGTGGGGTTTTCCAATTTAAAATAATAGGCATCGTCATTAACACAACCTCGCATTTTTTTTAGTTTGTGATCGCCAGGAGTTAACGCAAAACTACAGTTAAAACTGGTTTCTCCCTGGCGGTTATAAAGATACATTAACGGCACCACACTCGGATCACTTCGTTTCTCAGAAGCTTGCACAACGCACATAGCTTCAAGACCCGCCAGCATCACCAATAATATCTTCAGAAGTTTCATCTGCGCATCCTCTAAGATCGGCGTTGATAGTCATTTGGATGCTGCTCCTTACATTGGCCGTCCGTCACCTGTGAGAAATGACAGTACCGACGAACGGCTCATTCCCAACATGGTCACCCACTCGAGCGTGTGATAGCCGTCTGTCGGAACTGTTATTTCTAACAGGTTCGAAAAACCGGCGTCACGAGTACAACGAGCATACCTGGTGTCATCACGTAACCAACGTGGGAACCTTGCATGAGATTATCGATATGAAAACGCATGACAACTCAGTCAACAACGCTGTCAGCCTCAGTTATTTACTGATAGAGACCGAAGCTTTTCAATTCCAACAAAACGCACAAGCTCGATTGTTTTCCAACGGGGTTCAAACATGCGTAGTGTTGATTACCCTGCAAGCACGCAACAGTAACGGTGAAGTTGTAGCCATTCCCAATGACTTGAATGTGAACGCTGTCCCTTATACATCGGCTACCGGCAACTGGGTCAGCACGATGACGCCGGCGCCGAACGGAATTCTTGCGTTTCCCGAGCACATAATTCCGCGGGCCGAAGCGGCACACTCAACCCCACTGTCAGGCGCAAACCCCGAAAACCTTCAAACATTCCGGCGTTATATCAGCTATACCGGCATTCCTGACGGAACGACCATTCAATTCGCGGCACAAGTCAAACTAGGTAATACAACCTATATCAGTAACCAGCGTGATGTTCCCTACGGCGGAGAGGGACTAAATGGCAGATTCAACAGTAGCTTCATCTTGCGGTCAGTGCAGCCGCCCCACTATGCGACTTACAACGGAGGCCTGATAATCAGCGGCCCCGTAGAAGTGTTCAGCGGTCAGATTGGGGGCTACACCACTAAGGTACGGAATTCTTACGCCAGCTTGCGTTACCCCGGAACTTCGACCGCCATCAACATTCATTCAGGTTCAACGAGCGCCGCCGATTCGTCCCTGCACGACAACAAGGCGACTGCGTTTGGTGACGCAGGCAGTACGGTGGCTAAGAAGAATATTCCCACCACTAATCGTCTGGGGCAGGCACTGAACCAAGCACTGTCAACTATTCGCGATCCGCGAGCTGGCTCCATTGCAGTGGCCGTAGGGATGTTTTCACAGTTCAACGAGTTATTTCCAGCTCGGCAAACCAGCCATTACGGCGGCGCCACCGATGTGTACGGCAACCCCATCAGATTGGCCGTCACGCTAACCTCCATCCAGCCCAACCGCGACCCATGGAATTATCAATTGAGCATTGAATGGGCGGGCAATCAGAGCTAACACGCACCAACCCTTCGCAGCTTTTACCAAGGAGTTCTTATGAGTACTCATGCATCCAAACCTCCGCTTGATAGCTGGTTGATCGAGCTGGCCCCCTTCATCACCTCTCCAACCAATCGGGTTTATCCAAATGGACGCCAGCAGATAGAAGTGACCGTGCTGGTTGAATCTCGATCCATCCATCCCTTGAAGCCGGAAGAGCGCGCCAGCGTCCGGCTGATGGTGCGTGACCGCCTTGGCAGGTTGTCACCGCTACCTCAGGGCCACGAGGCGAGTTTGCCGTGGTTTTTCAGCCATACACGCAATGCTTACCTTGAATATCCAGGCACTCAAAAGCGCGAACAGGCAGCTTCGCCTTCTGAGGTGTACACCCCAAGCTTTTATGTCTCGGCGGGCAAGCTCGAGCCGGGCCAAAGCCTTGAAACGCTGTACGTGGGCATTACACGGTATACGGATGAAGGGCAGTACGAGTATGTCACCGACGGTACTACGACCGGTTTCAACGGCTATGTCGAAGTACGCACCGCTGAAATCCCGACTTTTCACGTGCCTGGCAACTACACCTTCGAACGCACCTTGACGGCGGGCAATGATGCATCGGACATATTCACCTGGCAGTACGCGCTGGCGGGGGCCAATGTGCAGCAACCCGTGGTGCGGTTCGTGTCCGGCCACATGGTGCCAGCAGGCATGATCCAGTGGAGCGACAGGAATCCGTCCGTAACTCAGGCCTCCAACGTCGGCTATGCGCCTCCGGGTGAGTCCACGCTCCACTACAATCCTGCGATTAAGCTGGGCACGGTTTTCAAACCGGTACCCCAAGCGAAAAACGCCAAACCGGGTCACCTGACGATTGTGCTGCAGGGCTCCAACAACATCCCCTACGACAGTCAGAGCGCAATCAATCACAACGGGCCCTGTGAGGTGAAGGCGATTGATGTATATGGCAACGAACACCAACTCGAGATCCGCTTTAACAACGCTTCACCTCAGGGCCGCCTTGAATTGGTGCTGGGTTGACGCTCTGCTGACGGGGAAGCACTGAGTCAACGTTGACGCTCAGCGCTTCTCCCGATGTTGAAAGGCCGCGAACGGCACACCCGATTAAGCCCTAAGCTAAGACCGAAAAATTATTTATCGAATAGTTTTTAGAACAATAAGCTGACCTTAATTCATTGAGAGTCGAGCACGCCATGCCCCTGTTTCCGCTCCATCGCCTTTTCATCGTAGGCCTCGCCACACTGGGCCTCTGCACGACCCTGAACACTCAAGCCCAGGAAACCGTACGCATCGGCTACCAGAAATCCTCGACCCTGATCACCTTGCTGAAAACCCAGGGCACCCTGGAAAAAGCCCTCAAGGCCGACGGCATTGACGTCACCTGGCACGAGTTCCCCAGTGGCCTGCCGCTGCTGGAAGCGCTGAACGTCGGCAACGTCGATATCAGCGCCGATGTGGCTGACACCGTGCCGATCTTCGCCCAGGCCGCCCAGGCCAAACTCACTTACTTCGCTCAGGAGGCGCCGTCGCCGCAAGCGCAGGCGATCGTGGTGCGCAAGGACTCGCCGATCCAGCAACTGGCGGATTTGAAAGGCAAGAAAATCGCCGTGACCAAGGCTGCCGGCACTCACTACCTGCTGATCGCCGCCCTGAACAAGGCGGGCCTGGCGTTCTCGGATATCGAGCCGGCGTACCTGACGCCTGCCGATGGTCGCGCGGCTTTCGAAAACAACAAGGTTGATGCCTGGGTCACCTGGGAACCCTTCCTCACCAGCGTGCAGCGTCAACTGCCCACTCGAACCCTGGCGGACGGTACCGGGCTTGCCAGTTACAAGCGTTATTACCTGACGGGTACGCCTTATGCCAAGGCGCATCCCGAGGTGTTGAACGTGGTTTACGAACAATTGCACCAGGCTGGTGAGTGGGTGAAGAGCCATCCGCGTGATGCCGCGAAAGTGCTGGGGCCGTTGTGGGGCAACCTGGATGTGGACACTGTCGAGGCTGCCAATGCTCATCGCAGTTATGAGGTGCAGCCGGTGGCGCTGGATCAGTTGGGAGAGCAGCAGAAGATTGCAGATGCGTTCTTCAAGGCGGGGTTGTTGCCCAAGGCGGTGGATGCGCGGGATGTGCAGGTGTGGAAGCCTTGATGGTTCACGCTGTGGTTGGGGTGGGTGTATATCCGTTATTTGCGTAACGGCCGCTTATGGTTCCGCTCTTACAGCGGGTCACTTTTGAAAAGCGCAAAAGTAACCAAAACGCTCTGCCCCGCCTGTCGGCGCCTCGCTGTGGCTCGGCGTTCCCTCACTCCGGAATTGCTCCGCGGGCCGCCGCGACGGCCCGTCCCTGGCCCGTCGCGGCTAAACCGGCGTCCTGCCGGTTTACCCGCTCCTCAATCCCTGCGTTCGGCCTCGGGCTGAAGGGGGCAGTCAGATCAAAAGCAAGATCAAGTGCACGGCGGCCTGAGAGCCGACCTGAGTGTTAGAAGCCAGATCAAAAGCCAGAGCGAAAGCAGAGCTGCTTTTCTGTAGGAGCTGGCTTGCCTGCGATGCAGGCGACCCGGTCTTTCAGATACACAGAGGCGATGCCATCGCAGGCAAGCCAGCTCCCACATTGGAACCGTGTCCGCTGTTGATTTGCTGTTGCTTTTAACACTCAAGCCGGCCTGTAGGCCGCTGTGTTCTTGATCTGCTTGTGATCTTGATCTTAGGCGCCCCGTCAACCACGCTGGCCGAACGCAGGTAGTACGGAGCGGGTAAACCGGCAGGACGCCGGTTTAGCCGCGACGGGGCAGGGACGCCCCGTCGCGGCGGCCCGCGCAGTACTACCGGAGTTGAGGGCACACCGAGCCCAAGCGAGGTGCCGAGTGGTGGGGCAAGAGCGTTTTGCTTACTTTTGCGCTGTTCAAAAGTGAGCCGCTGTAAGAGCGGAACCCATTTCAGCAACACCCCAAATAATGGATATACCCCCCCAACTCAACCCAAAAAATTGATCTATCGCGCGCCTCAGCCTTTACGCGTCGCATCATCCAACGCCAGGATGGTATGCGCATTGGTCACCGTTGTAGCCAGGGTATTAATCACCCCCGACCGCAACGCCCCCAACGTCGCCGCCGCCTTGGTGTTTTCACTGGCAATCGCCACCACATCCGGAATCCGGAACAGCTCCTGCACCGTCAACCCGATCACCCGCCCCTGGATGGCGTTGACCGCCGGCTGCCCGTGGATGTCGATAAAGTCATACCCCATCATGTCCCCCACAGTCCCGGACAAACGTGCCTGGGCGATTTCCTGCGGTGAAAACCAACCCATGCGCACCATGTTGCTGTTTTCACTCATGTCACCGATGCCGATCAATGCCATGTCGGCACGGCGGGCGCGGTCGAGTGTGGAACGCACGGTGTCATTGCTGATCAACACCCCGCGCAATTCCGGATTGGCCACCAGCGCCGGGGCGTACAAGCTTTCACTCTCGCCCCCAAAGCGCAGGGCCAGCCGCCGGCAGATGTGGTCGGGGTTCATGTATTCACCGGCCTTGAGCGAAC
This genomic window from Pseudomonas sp. Bout1 contains:
- a CDS encoding LysR substrate-binding domain-containing protein, with the translated sequence MRFGLYATPELKQQPAEQWTFIAYDATRDHLPQQAWMHQVRGNRTIAFAASDLITQQMAARSQVGAVVLPMLVGDHDAALVRLPTTTEGPVRDIWLTVYPDMRRSPSVKVVMEFLVSCIESEPRMARA
- a CDS encoding alcohol dehydrogenase catalytic domain-containing protein; its protein translation is MAHSHCKRSCPVMKALTLETYGGPEVVQLRLDVPKPQVTAGHVLVKVACAGINFMDVHTRQGKYAKSVTYPVRLPCTLGMDGAGVVMEVGEGVNHLAPGDRVAWCIAWGAFAEYASVPAARVAHLPNAIGFGQAAAAMFQGCTAHYLIEDVGRLQAGNSCLIHAASGSIGQLLVQMAHRLGATVFTTGSSAEKSAIALQRGADYAWQYVGFAERVLEATQGQGRAWMWCDSMTTWPTARPCSGVPMRCSRRCSKGH
- a CDS encoding GFA family protein — protein: MTLTGQCRCSSVTYTLNTDTPPAVYACHCRHCQTWSGSAFALHALLPADALQIEGSLTEYGYDVDGQRSEHWLCGVCHTRICNTTTAAPGLVVLRVGTLDASPSVQPVAHIWVRHKQPWVTLTEGVPTWPQSPTPQAFAQALSVPL